In Felis catus isolate Fca126 chromosome B1, F.catus_Fca126_mat1.0, whole genome shotgun sequence, the sequence AATCTGTTTTGTTAAAACATCACAGATTAGAATTTTGGTTAAAGGCAGACTCTAGAACGTGGCTGCCTGAATTTGAATGGCATTTTCACTACTTACAACTGTATGATTGTGGGCAAGATAATTGAcctgtctttcactttcttttttttttttttttaatttttttttcaacgttttttatttatttttgggacagagagagacagagcatgaacgggggaggggcagagagagagggagacacagaatcggaaacaggctccaggctccgagccatcagcccagagcctgacgcggggctcgaactcccggaccgcgagatcgtgacctggctgaagtcggacgcttaaccgactgcgccatccaggcgccccttacctgCCTTTCACTTTCAATGTTACCATTAAAATTTGCAAATTTATAAAACCTATTAATATATTGGGTTGTATAAGCACTAAATGGGGTAAGACAGGTAATGCTGTTTGTTTTTGCATACTTTATTtgcactaaagaaaaatattggttttatatatttagattttttgtGAGTTACTAATATGTTCTAGAAGTCAGCTgaatatgaataaattaataatttaaatcatAGGAATCTCCTAGAGAGTACAGGAAGAAAAGACCAGAAAGAGCCAAAGGCTGACTAGGACCATACATTGAAGGGCGAAAAGAAAGACAAGACCCATTTAGGGAGATAGATAAGAAGTGATCTGAGACATAAGGTAGAAATAACATTAAGGTATTTATTAACATAGGTTTGCAGTTTGCATCAAGCATTATTAAATGTTAAGTAGCAGTGATTTTGATGAAATTTTTATTGCTAGTAATTACCATTTTTGTGAAATTTCATTTGGAATATTCTTCCCTCTAGGcaatataaaatttatgtgatattttcggggcacctgggtggctcagtcagttaagcgtccgacttcggctcaggtcatggttttgtagtccgtgggtttgagccccgcattggactctgcgctaacagctcagaacctggagcccgcgtcagattctgtctccctttctctgcccctcctccgctcatgctgtttctctctcaaaaataaataaatattaaaaaatttttttgaatttaaaatttatgtgaTATTGTCTCCTCTCATTAAAGTGTACTTGCTTTGGGGTGCCtcgttggctcagttggtttagtgtctggcttttgatttcgactcatgtcatgatcccagggtcataggattgagccttGTGTCCAACTCTGGGCatgcaacctgcttcagattctctctccttctatccctttctcctgctcatgctcgctcactctctctctctctctctctctctctctctctctctctcaaaaaaaaaattaacttgtctTCGTGAACTGAATCTTactaatgtttatatatttaatattggtGATAAATAACGTGGCTTCAAAGACCCATGCCATACTCCAATATGGACTGAGCTTTATGATTTGCCTTGTATAGCAACTGAAGACCCAAAGTGTTGTGAGGagttaataaatatgtttttaatgtacGTAATATTCACAATTAATTGATTAATGATCATCAGTCTTGACAataatttctgaagaaaaatctGTATGATTATTAGAACCTAACGAATATAGAAATTGATTGAAAACCATTCTTAGCCTCTTTATCTTAAGCAGAGTTTCTCTATGTGAAGCTAACCCTCTCTTCCATATAGATATCAACCTTTTGACTGTGTTGTCATTTTCTGAGTGGCTGAACAAAGTTAATTGATTGCATGACTATTTTGTTAGAGTCCGTTGTATGCAGTGCTTATTATTATGACAAAATTGAGTGAGTCATTGATGAGTCCGTGAATAAGTATTGGAGTACTGTTGCTTTCAGGCCCTGGCTTAGGGAGTGGGTATTGTGAGAAAATCAGCCAGGTAATTATGCTTAATTCAATATAAATCTTAAATAGATTCCAAACATACTTACCAACTCCTCTATTGGAGTTTAGGTGCTAAATTAGGCAAATTATAATAATATGTCATAAGTACAGTATAGAAGAATACAAAGGGTATTGTATGTTGtggggaaaattagaaaaatgtttgagGGGATGATTCTGAAGGATGTGTAGAAGTTAGCCAGGCCAAGAGAACACAGAGCATACCTTGAAGAATGGACAAAAGCCATAAGATTAGAGATAGGAAAGAATGGTGTCCTTGGAGTGgtgaaataaaattctatgttATAACAGTTGCATTTGTCTCCTTTGAATAGATCCTTGATCAGGAATTTGCATGAAAATACAGAACTGAAAATCTGTTAATGAAAATTCAaatcttgattttaaaagaaggtgaattctaaaaaaattaacCCAGTAAAGTGTTTATATCAAAAAATTGCCCAGTTTagtcatgatttcagtttttcaagCATTGGtccatttaaaaagttatctctTGTAGTATAATATATACAGTTTACCTGACCTTGTTGAACGATTACACTGGCCCCTCTTTAATTCTATACATGTCATATTAGTGTTTGATCGACAATAAGTAAACTGTAATGTTCAGACCCAGTCTATACTAGTAAATGGaaataatctgtatttattattaGGAAATTTTCAATTGTATAGAAATATACAGTATAATAGTCATGTTCCTGTCACCCAGAGCTAATAATATGTTATTTGATCATGTTTGCTTCTGATATGCTTTCTCTTAAGGAACTATCACatccttttgtttgcttttggaagCAACCCCTGATAATACCTATTCATACATTAATAAGCAaaatctttttgtgtgctttagAAGTTCGCATTAATGCATACTAAATGCACTGTTGTTAATTTACTCCTGCAACTTGCTTTTCTTACCaaattagcaaaaattaaaaatctcaacaccaccaagtgttgtcaaggatgtgggaAAGAAATTTGGTGATATCTACTAAAGTTCAAACTGTAAAGTCCGGCACTTATACTTCTAGTGTATAACTTAGAAAAATTCTTATACATGAACACAAGAAAGCATTTAGAAGGATTTTCATTTCAATATAGTTTGTAATAGTGTAAAACGAAAACAACCTTATGTACCTGCCAATAGTTGAATGGTAAATAAATTTCAGTCTGTCTTCTACTTAGTTTATATTGCCCTAGAGCATACATAATAAGTACTTAGTTTTTATCCATCAAGTTAATTATTAGTACTTtggaaatatatacacacaagacAATCTAGTTATGGTGTGCTAACTCCATTCTGAAGGAGTGATTCTTCTAGATGTTATCACTACAGCTAGATCTAAATCAGCAGCAGGAGCAAGAAAATCCCCTTTACCCCCCATTCctgatcttttcattttctgtcattcTTCCCAAGctatctctctccttttcttgtttttgcttttctaattTGGACAATCCTAGAGGTGACTCTTTATGGTTTTTCTAGCTCTTGAGCTACTGGAGTCATGATATCAGCAAAATACTTTAGTATAGACCAAGGCACTGCTAACAAAAAGTGAGATTTTCTGTGATaactaaaatttttctaaaaattctttacttatatatttatgtatcctGTATTCACTACATAAGTGTTCATTGATTGAGTGATTTTACTGTGTGACAGAAATATGCTGAAGGAgtatatttgccattttaactgGATAACAGACTATAATGTGTTCCTTAAGTTCTCAAATACGTTTAAAGCAAAACGTTCAACATAGGTACCCTAGGATGGGGACAAggctgtgggggaaaaaaattaaagcatttctCACTCTGGTCACTGTTTAgagttttgaaaaaagaagaatcaggagTATAAGCCTGATTTGGGTAGCTCTCTTAAAGATGGAACAGGACTTAGGTCTAGTTCATCCTTAAAATTATCTCCAGCCAGGTCCTTGTCTCTAGGAGTGGTCCAAAAAGGACAAGAATGCCTTTATTGCCCTAGCTAGGGAGCAACAACCTAGTTTGCGTAGTTAAtgtaaaggaggaagaggagttccttgtatctccttttcttatttctgggCTGTGGAATAATTAACTTTAAATCAACCATATCAAAAGTCTagaagagttttttgtttgtttgtttttttgtttttttttaattaactcatttattGTTGGTGTTACTTTTGTTAGAAGAGTTTAGAATTGGAGaaatttcattaattcattttgtaACATTGACTAGGAATAACAGACTTACGGAGAGCATGTTTTATGTGCTACAAACTACATAAAACAGGAGCAGAATCAAAACTAATGAATTCAGTGTTACATTTGAATATAAATTAGGTAGTAatgattttttgaagaaaatgattttataaggTCTTGAGTTAGCAAAATTTAGTTgttgaagaagagaaatgagataGTAAAGGAAAggacatttctctctttcttctttcagtaGGTCACAGCACTCTATTCtttatgaaatacaaataaataggtCCCTGGCCTGAGGAATTCAGTCTTATGGGAGAAAAAGATCTATAAGTCAGTTATTACAAGACAGTGTCATAAGTGTTATAGCATGCTGTtgacacaagggaaacaaaaatctgCTTCTGCTTGGGAGCATGTGGATCTTTaaagatgagtaggagtttgaCAAGTTGAAAAGGTAGAACACTCTAGGCAGAGGGAACCATGCACTGCAGTTTGAGAGACCTGACACCACATAGCATGTTTGAGGAACTGCAAGTAGTTAGGGACACAGGAAGTATGAGGGTTGAGTTGAGTTGGAGACAAAGCATAAAAAATTGAGCTTCATGGGTAGCATGGGATGAGATGCTTcacttaacaattttttaaggTACTGTGTACCATATTCTGTGTTTACTTGTCCAGTCTCCCCCTTTTAATTCTTCCAAATTctattcagcaagtatttactgaacacttattgtgtgccaggcactattctaggcagTGGGGATATCTGGCTGAATAAAATAGACATGGTCTTTGCCTTCACATAGCTTAGAGTCTGCATGGCCAACAGTGGTAAGTATATAAGCAACTAGAATATAGCATGCTAAGTGCTAAATAATGTAGTGTTGCAGGTATAGGAACCTAGAACAATGACAACCAACCAAATCCAAGTTGCGTCCTGAATGATTGAGAGTAAGATTTGGTGAGAATTAGGAGTGTGGGGATAGAAAGAGAGGATTAGGAGTATTCTAACAGAGGAAACTAACGAAGTGTGTAAGCCCAGAGTTGAGAAGTATCATACCACTTTCCCAACAGgtttccctcctccacccttaACCCCTTGCAGTCCATTCTCACCACAGCAGATTAATcctttaaaagtataaattaaaattgtGTCAGTCTTCTGCTCAGAATACTCCAAtcctcctttcctgtctctctcaaagtaaaatagaaatttcttaCTATGGCCTATAAGGCCTAATGTGATCTGCCTtcctacatttctttctttctttctttctttctttctttctttctttctttctttctttctttctttctttctttctttttaacgttatttgtttttgagagagagacagagtgcaagcagggaaggggcagagagagagagggagacacagaatctggagcaggctccaggctctgagctgtccacacaaagcctgatgtggggctcaaactcacgaacagcgagatcatgacttgagcctaagtcagcctcttaaccgactgagccacccaggcgctcctgcctTCCTACACTTCTGATCTCATTTCACTCAGCCTGGGTTACTCCACTCCAGCCACCCTGGCTTCTTTGCTATTCcacaaacattttagaaatgattcCGTATCACAACCTTTGCACAAACTGTTCCTTATAGAAGCTTTCCCCCAGGTAACATGTTTGGTTGGTCATGGTTGGTACCATGACAgttagtactttttatttttatacctttgttACTGCTGCTTCTAAATTCCTAAAATAGTGCtttgcacatagtaagcactccataaaattattattgaattatacataataataataggtTATGAGTGagactgttttattttcctgtatttgtATCTTGCAGGGCACTTAAGTGTTAGATGAATTTATATGGTAACAATAAAAcccagttgaattttttttaaaccagcttgaattttttagtatattttttagaCATATGTTTTCTTATAATGATTCTTTAtaacttttcagttttttaacTATCAGTAAAGAAATATTCACAGTATTACTGAGTGCTGTGTTTTCAATTCATagtttatgtttattctttttgaccCTCAGAATTGTCAGATTAACATGTCTGaatcattgattttatttatggaaattcaatattataacaataataaaaataactacattttaataaatacttaagcAGTTGTTTTCTAACAGGCTATTTTTCCTAAGATGTCATATTCTTACTGGTTATGTCTTCATTCAGTAACAGATATAAACACTATATTATATAGACAGTGATTCAACTGTTCTatgtttcagttatttaaaactgtaaaattttaCACTGAATTCTAAAAATACATTGGTTATACATAAGAGTCACAGTTTACTACCCAAAGTATATGTTCCACATATTGCTAGTCCTAGTAAATGCTAGTTATTGTTCTCTTAttcatcatcatttttttctgtggtCTCTGTTTTGTACAACTTACATCATTCCTACTTTCTCAGAGCATCATCTGGGCAGccttgaatagaaaaaaaatcatggataAGCAGTTAAATGGCTGTTCACTGCACAACAGTGGGAAAGGTGACCAAGTGTTGCTTTTAAACAGCTTTTGTATCATAGCCTGTTTGTTTCTTCATATCACTTACGATATGCCAgctccttctctgttcttttttcctatGTAGTGCCTTCCCAGTCATGTCCTGTTGCTAAAACCACCAAATGAGTTGGTAATGGCCACATGTCAAATACAGGTGTTAATTTTTAGGTCATGAATTAGTAGATCAGCAAAATATGAATGTTAAAATGTAAGGATTACCTATTTGTCACAAATATAAAGTTTTTTCTCTTGCAAAAATTATAGGGGATGGAGTGTTAGATCTCTCTACAAAGAAAACCAGCATAAAATCTGAAGAGTCATCCATATGTGATCCTTCTTCTGAAAATTCAATGGCTGGGTAAGCAATATCtaggaaatataatttaatattaatataaaattatctctACAGAGAACTCTTAATACTACTTTGAGTAGATTGACATATATAGCTTTCCTCCAGAATTTTTGTCACTCATAAGTGTGTGTCTCTCATACCTTTCATTcgtcctttctctttcttttttattctttctgttaaaGAAAAGTTATCAGAACAATCACCAAACTTTAGTTCATGTTACTAAAATGAACTACCAACTTAACCATAGACTACAAACCAAGAAGCAGGACgagtaaagaaaatttaaaattcagtactCAGGAGGCAATTTTAAGGGAAATATGTGATttcactatttaatttttttaaaacaatcaacaaattttaaaagtactgtACTTACTAATTCTTACAGTTAgcttataattacatttttttcactgtGCTTTAGGTGTGGTGGCaaactttatataatatatataataatatatatctagTAAGCACCACAAAAAGTCCTTTCATGCTTTCAAAGTTctcattaattaaataaataattagcagTGAAAATAATTAGCAGTGAAATGCTGTTCTGTTggatttttggatttttatttagTAACTTTTGCATCTTCCCATTAACAAACTGCATAGGAAGCTTTTTTGTCACATTTAAATCTTCGATGTAGAGTGTAATTTGTTTCAGCTAAGACTGTAGTAGCTTTTGAGTCTTAAGGTACAGTTAGCTTCTGTTTGAGAAACTTTGAAAATTACAATGATATGTTTGAAATAGAGATAACATTTATAGTATCAAATTATTTTACCCAAATATACCTTGTCTACTTGtttcaaattttaagtttttgtctaGAGAAACATTAGTCTTGTGGAAATATGGGATGTTTGTGTTTGGAAATATTCTTGCTGCTACAAATTTCCTTTAAAGGGGTTGACTCTTTTATTACTTGTTTAGCGGTAACGTCACGTTTCTACTAACAAAAACTCCTTTAGGATTTGGGTATTTTTTATAATGGAACTCTAAttgtacaaataaaaattataagtatTGCTCTGCAAGCATCTGTCAGAGGAATAGCAACATCATgagaatatttttacaaatactgAGTTAGGATTTTATGTTCTTGGAAGGTCTGCCTGTTGAGGCCACCGTATGATTGACACATTGTCCTACCAGGACTGTAGCGTTTGCTTTGATAAGGAGTAACTACTACATCTCACAGACTTAAAAAGAGTCATAAGCAGTGATGTTACCTAAGCAAGGAGTATAATAAAGGAGTGGACCCTTCCCTTCCATAGCTGTGTGAGAGTCTCTCATGCATCAGTTTACCATCGTTTCATTCCATCCATCCAGGAGActacacagaaacagagaggacTATGTGGAAAGAAGTGCTGAGTTTGCAGATGGTTTGCTCTCAAAAGCTTTGAAAGACATTCAGTCTGGAGCACTGGACATAAATAAAGCAGGCATACTTTATGGCATACCTCAAAAAACTTTACTTCTCCACTTAGAAGCCTTACCAGCAGGGAAGCctgcatcttttaaaaacaaaactcgaGATTTCAATGATAGTTACTCATATAAAGACAGTAAAGAAACTTGTGCAGTGCTGCAAAAGGTAGCCTTGTGGGCAAGAGCTCAAGCAGAGCGCACAGAAAAAAGTAAACTCAATCTACTTGAAACCTCAGAATTAAAATTCCCAACAGCTTCCAGTTACCTCCATCAGTTAACTCTACAGAAAATGGTTactcaatttaaagaaaaaaatgaaagtctacAATATGAAACTTCACATCCTACTGTACAGTTAAAAATTCCTCAGCTCCGAGTAAGTTCTGTTTCAAAACCACAACCTGATGGTCCTGGTCTGCTGGATGTTATGTATCAAGTTTCCAAAACCTCTCCTCCAGTCCTAGAAGGATCAGCTctccaaaaactgaaaaatatactcCCTAAACAGAACAAAGTAGAATGTTCTGGGCCTGTAACTCACTCAAGTGTTGACTCTTATTTTCTACATGGGGACCTCTCTCCTTTGTGTCTTAATTCTAAAAATGGAACAGTTGATGGAACCTCTGAAAATACTGAAGATGGATTGGATCGAAAAGATAATAAGCAGCCCAGGAAAAAACGTGGCCGTTATCGCCAATATGATCATGAAATAATGGAAGAGGCTATTGCAATGGTAATGAGCGGAAAGATGAGTGTTTCCAAAGCACAAGGAATTTATGGGGTACCTCACAGCACTTTAGAATACAAGGTAAAAGAAAGATCTGGAACACTGAAGACTCCTCCGAAGAAGAAACTCCGATTACCAGACACTGGGTTATATAATATGACAGATTCAGGGACTGGCAGCTGCAAAAACAGCAAGCCTGTGTAGATTACTTGTTaggaagattgtgtgtgtgtgtgtgtgtgtgtgtgtgtgtgtgtgtgtgtgtgtgtgtgtttgcgtgtgtgtgagtatgtgcacaggtgtgtatttgtgtgtctgtATACACACGTGGGAATTACAGATGCTCACTCTGACAGGAGACATGAAATTTTACAGTTCAAAAACCACTTACATgccttttgaaaaaaagttttattcagGGTTTTCACTGTGGACAGATTTATATAGTTGCTTACTTAATTCTGATAGTTTGTATTTAATCCTTGTATAAATAGGTGGAAAAGATTCAGGTTTTCTTTAGTAGTCAATAGCATAAAGCGTTGTGGGAAAACAAGTAATTGTCGAGTGAAACATTTTTATTGGTGAAAGACCACTCCAGCCATTCAGTTGAACCATCTTATAATGGAAATATGATATTAATAGTTcgtaaaaatttttacataatataCTTATGGCTATTGTAAGTATATCAGACAACCAATCAAAGTTTAAATAGACAGCTATCTCCatactaagaaaaattaatatatacagtATTAGTACACTACAGTGTATTCTATGAAATATGAAATGCACTCAAGTGCATCCTccaggaatagaaaagaaaaccttaaatgATATGTataatgaaatttaatatttatcatttaatagTTGATTTGCAGGAAGTTGGGGTTTATAAGGtatatactttttaagaaaactgaCACATAGTTAACCCCAGCAGCTATAGAATCCTTTAATATAAGATGGAATACTAAGaacaaaaagtaatttaaatttaattattaaaataatttaattttgtttttcatttgaaaaataagctaATGTGTAAGGTTAGAAAAGAAAGTTGGAATGCAACTTAGAGCATGTTTATAATGTGCACAGAAAAAGCTTGAGAATGATAATTTTGGTTTAAATGTGCTGGTTAGTTGATGTTATGACTACTTTAAATTTTAAGGATTGTGACACACTCCTACTATTGAAAAACCTCAGTGTAACTTTAATATATTTGCTGCTGtgacatttcaaaacattttcagtttATCAAAATGAATTACAGATTTCATTTTGGTGGGCGATACATTATCATTTTGCTAATAACCAAATTTGCAGTTTGTTCAGGGTCTTGAATAGATTTACAGATATTTAACACTGAAGCTGTTTTGAACTTTCAGTAATGTAAACTCTACTAATTGGGTAGTTAGAAGCTGGGCAGTGCATTTTAACTTTTACAGACTCATAAGAGAGACCAATAATTTTTATATAGCAGTTTTAAAATGTGGTTCAGAGTATCCATGTTGGATTTATGGAGTATGCAGTGGTAAAATGTTATAAAGCATGTGCCTCCATATAAAGAATGGGGATTTGCTTCATATATTCAGAATTCTCCGAGTGCCCCTTTCTCTGTTAAAATTCAGGTTCTGATCATTTTTCTAAGCCAATTTTCCTAAGTCCAAAAGGAATACTTaaagctgaatttaaaaaataagtgcacCTTGTCAAATACTTGTGTTTTTACACTTGTGTTTGTGTGTAACTAATAATCTCATATACATGTAATACTAAAGAGATTTTCAgctattacatttaaaaactgcTTACATAtgtttaaagaaactgaagagtgGGAAGCTACACAACCAAGTAGTTATTTGGTCTCTTAGAGCTACACTGAACCCTCTTCAGCTTAATGTTACCTGCATACTAGGGTATGAATCCTcttgctctgtttttgtttttgtttttttccaagtaaGTATACATAACGGATTGCAAAACAGCAGATGTCAGggtcatctttctttttaaagaattaagcCATATTTTGTGAGGGCCAGAACTtggattatttaatatatttcccctcccccccccattgaAAAACACAGTTAAAAGATAAAGTAAATGTTTCAACACAATTTTATTGACCTCTTTATACAGAATTTTACTTGCAAAATTTGGGGGCCTGAATGcattacataatatttatattgagCTTTTTTATTCCTCACACTATATTTACATTAATAAATTGATTGAGAAGTTTATAGAAAAGGGATACTTACAGAACacttttatatcatttaaaagaTGACCTGACCAAAAACTTTACAGGATTCATAAAATCAGGGATCATTTTGCTATTGACTTCACAGTGATCAGTAGTTTTATAGGTAATATTATAGTTAATTTGCAGCATTtagtatttgtattatttatttttggtcagaaatagtaaattaaatattttttgatagtttataGGTAATGATCAACccataacttttaaaagaaacaaaatgtttctaattattGAGTTAACTTTTGATTATACAAACTAGGAAAGGCAGGGAAATTTATGGGTTCCCCTTCTCCCCAATGATTCTATTAAGATGTTCTTTATGTTAAACTTTCAAAGTACTTTATAAATTTAGTTACCAGTTACTACTTATTAATTGACAGTTTTATGAAAAATCCAGTTTCAGCAGACTTTTAATGAAGGTGAAAGCAACCCTTATATGCTTTCTACTTATTTGAATGTTCctcaagtattttatatttaaaaaaaaaaaaaaagaaggaaaagaaaaaacagtgccTCTGTTTTTAGAAAACTACTGCTCAGTAAAGTTGTTTAAACCATTTCTGGTAGCTAATgacaattttatattaaattgtaTACTAACTTTAGTGAGACTGATTTTTTTAGTTGTTTACAGTA encodes:
- the LCORL gene encoding ligand-dependent nuclear receptor corepressor-like protein isoform X7 produces the protein MDKGRERMAAAAAAAAAAAAAQCRSPRCAAERRGFRRELDSWRHRLMHCVGFESILEGLYGPRLRRDLSLFEDCEPEELTDWSMDEKCSFCNLQREAVSDCIPSLDSSQSTPTEELSSQGQSNTEKIECQAENYLNALFRKKDLPQNCDPNIPLVAQELMKKMIRQFAIEYISKSGKIQENRNGSIGPSLICKSIQMNQAENSLQEEQEGPLDLTVNRMQEQNTQQGDGVLDLSTKKTSIKSEESSICDPSSENSMAGRLHRNREDYVERSAEFADGLLSKALKDIQSGALDINKAGILYGIPQKTLLLHLEALPAGKPASFKNKTRDFNDSYSYKDSKETCAVLQKVALWARAQAERTEKSKLNLLETSELKFPTASSYLHQLTLQKMVTQFKEKNESLQYETSHPTVQLKIPQLRVSSVSKPQPDGPGLLDVMYQVSKTSPPVLEGSALQKLKNILPKQNKVECSGPVTHSSVDSYFLHGDLSPLCLNSKNGTVDGTSENTEDGLDRKDNKQPRKKRGRYRQYDHEIMEEAIAMVMSGKMSVSKAQGIYGVPHSTLEYKVKERSGTLKTPPKKKLRLPDTGLYNMTDSGTGSCKNSKPV